In Microtus pennsylvanicus isolate mMicPen1 chromosome 17, mMicPen1.hap1, whole genome shotgun sequence, one genomic interval encodes:
- the Ddx11 gene encoding ATP-dependent DNA helicase DDX11 isoform X3: MLATIGTGPEQLEQLECGEEELVLAEYESDEERRASRVDEDEDDLEEEHITKIYYCSRTHSQLAQFIQEVRKSPFGKETRLVSLGSRQNLCVNEDVKSLGSVQLMNDRCVDMQRSKHEKNGAVEDKPKRKRRKIHTSCPFHNHEQMQLLRDEILLEVKDMEQLVALGKEARACPYYGSRFAIPAAQLVVLPYPMLLHAATRQAAGIKLQGQVVIIDEAHNLIDTITSIYSTEVNGSQLCQAHSQLLQYMERYRKRLKAKNLMYIKQILYLLEKFVAVLGGNIKQNPSTQSLLQTGSELKSINDFLFQSQIDNINLFKVQRYLEKSMISRKLFGFTERFGVVLPSVSASQENHGLDGFQHFLKSLHSGPTEDSLEEDQATAPRPASPLMHIEAFLAALTTANQDGRVILNRQGNVGQSSLKFLLLNPAVHFAQVVKECRAVVIAGGTMQPVSDFREQLLACSGVEADRVVEFSCGHVIPPDNILPLIICSGPSNQQLEFTYQRRELPQMMEETGRILCNLCNVVPGGVVCFFPSYEYLRQVHAHWDKTGLLARLSVKKKIFQEPKKASQVEQVLMAYSKCISVRGSGAGSRSPLCLTAGDRCEEGSQVWLSSTGVALPSQCCSQEGGHLTGALLLSVVGGKMSEGINFSDDLGRCVVMVGMPYPNIKSAELQEKMAYLNQIIPRTQGQAPPGKVLVENLCMKAVNQSIGRAIRHQRDFASIVLLDHRYARPSVLAKLPAWIRDRVEVKATFGPAFAAMRKFHREKSLPRLV; this comes from the exons ATTTATTACTGCAGTCGGACACACTCACAGCTGGCCCAGTTTATACAGGAAGTACGGAAGAGCCCTTTCGGCAAGGAAACCCGGCTAGTCTCTCTTGGCTCTCGGCAG AATCTTTGTGTGAATGAAGATGTGAAAAGCCTGGGTTCTGTGCAACTTATGAATGACCGCTGTGTGGACATGCAGAGAAGCAAACACG AGAAGAACGGAGCTGTGGAAGACAAGCCAAAGAGAAAGAGACGGAAAATTCATACCTCTTGCCCCTTCCACAACCATGAGCAGATGCAGCTTCTCCGGGACGAGATTCTGCTGGAGGTGAAGGACATGGAGCAGCTTGTGGCCCTTGGGAAGGAGGCACGGGCCTGCCCCTATTACGGAAGCCGCTTCGCTATCCCTGCAGCCCAG CTAGTGGTGCTACCCTACCCAATGCTGTTGCATGCAGCCACCCGACAGGCTGCAGGAATCAAACTGCAAGGCCAAGTGGTCATCATTGACGAGGCGCACAACCTGATCGACACCATCACCAGCATCTACAGCACAGAGGTCAATGGTTCCCAG CTCTGCCAGGCCCATTCCCAGTTGCTCCAGTACATGGAAAGATACAG GAAGCGTTTGAAGGCCAAGAACCTTATGTACATCAAACAGATTCTGTACTTGCTGGAGAAGTTTGTGGCTGTTTTGGGAG GTAACATTAAACAAAATCCTAGTACACAGAGCCTGCTCCAGACAG GTTCTGAGCTGAAGAGCATCAACGACTTTCTCTTTCAGAGCCAGATAGACAACATCAACCTGTTCAAG GTGCAGCGGTATTTGGAGAAGAGCATGATCAGCAGGAAG CTGTTTGGCTTCACAGAACGCTTTGGGGTTGTTCTTCcatctgtctcagcctctcaggaGAACCACGGTCTGGATGGCTTCCAGCACTTCCTGAAGAGCCTGCACTCAGGGCCTACCGAGG ACTCCCTGGAGGAGGACCAGGCCACAGCCCCTCGGCCTGCCTCCCCTCTGATGCACATTGAGGCCTTTCTGGCAGCTCTCACCACTGCCAACCAGGATGGCAGGGTTATCCTGAACCGGCAAG gcAATGTTGGTCAAAGCAGCCTCAAATTCTTGCTCTTGAATCCAGCTGTGCACTTTGCCCAGGTGGTGAAGGAATGCCGAGCAGTGGTCATTGCAGGAGGCACCATGCAACCA GTGTCTGACTTTCGGGAGCAGCTGCTGGCATGTTCTGGAGTGGAAGCTGACCGGGTGGTGGAGTTCTCCTGTG GTCACGTGATCCCTCCAGACAACATCTTGCCCCTTATTATATGCAGTGGGCCCTCTAACCAACAGCTGGAATTCACCTACCAGAGAAGAGAGCTGCCTCAGATG ATGGAGGAGACGGGCCGCATCCTCTGTAACTTGTGCAACGTGGTCCCTGGAGGAGTGGTATGCTTCTTCCCTTCCTATGAGTACCTGCGCCAGGTGCATGCTCACTGGGACAAGACTGGCCTGCTGGCACGTTTGTCTGTCAAGAAAAAG ATTTTCCAAGAGCCCAAGAAAGCAAGCCAGGTGGAGCAGGTGCTGATGGCGTATTCCAAGTGCATCTCGGTGAGAGGAAGTGGGGCTGGATCCAGAAGCCCTCTGTGCCTGACAGCTGGGGACAGATGTGAGGAAGGCTCCCAGGTCTGGCTCAGCAGCACTGGTGTGGCTCTCCCCTCACAGTGCTGCAGTCAGGAAGGAGGCCATCTGACAGGAGCTTTGCTCCTCTCTGTGGTTGGAGGGAAGATGAGTGAAGGGATCAACTTCTCTGATGACCTGGGCCG gtgtgtggtgatggtggggatGCCATACCCCAACATTAAGTCTGCAGAGTTGCAAGAGAAGATGGCCTACTTGAATCAGATCATT cctAGGACACAAGGTCAGGCACCCCCAGGGAAGGTGCTGGTGGAGAATCTGTGTATGAAGGCTGTAAACCAGTCCATAG GCAGGGCCATTAGGCACCAGAGAGACTTTGCCAGTATTGTGCTCCTGGATCACCGGTATGCCCGCCCTTCTGTCCTGGCGAAGCTGCCAGCCTGGATACGAGACCGTGTGGAGGTCAAAGCCACCTTTGGCCCTGCCTTTGCTGCTATGCGGAAG TTTCATCGGGAGAAATCACTTCCCCGACTGGTATAG